The Leucothrix mucor DSM 2157 DNA window AACCAAGGGCGCAGCTCGCCGCCGGTCTCGGTTTGTTCGTGGCCACAGAGCGAGCAAAAGTATTGGATTTGGCGTGAGCGAAATAAGGTGGCGGGTGTTTCATTGAGCACTCGGGGTAGCATTTTCTTATAGCAACCGGTGCAGTTCATATGTTGGTGCATGCGCGCCTCAGAGTAATAGTGTGTTTCCTGATAGTAGCGGATGAGGCGGGTGCTGTAAGTAGTAGAAGGGAATTTTTGTTGGTTTTTATAGCTTATAACGAAAGTGGGGCGGGGCGTAAATGGCAGATAAAATCAAGGCCGGACAATCCGGCCTCAACCTTGGACACAAGCTGCTTGAGCTTCTGCTTTCCTTGTTGCCGTTCACCAGAACGACTTTTTTCATGAATGCCGCCTTTGCGCATAATGGGCGCCATGGCGACGGGATTGCGCGGCTTATGCCGCTTTGCTTTGGCCATAATAAACCTCCTTTAAGGTGTTAATTGGCTGGTTTAACCTTTCACGCAGACTACTTGCTTTAAGGTGTGAACCACCTCAACCAAGTCTGACTGATTAGCCATTACGGCATCGATATCTTTATAAGCGCCGGGGATTTCATCCATGACACCTTTGTCCTTTCGACATTCAACACCATCCGTTTGTTTCATCAAATCATCTGCATTAAACATTTTTTTCGCTTTGCTGCGACTCATTAAGCGGCCTGCACCGTGAGAGCAGGAGCAGAACGAAGTCTCATTACCCAGTCCGCGCACGATAAACGATTTCGCGCCCATGCTTCCCGGAATAATGCCTAACTCACCGTCATACCACCGAGTGTGCCAAGCTGTTTACCCCAAGCATGATGAAAGTGCTTCATCATTTTAGTGAGGCCGGGGTGCTTATCGATAATGGGCTTTAGCCCACTATCCATTTGCTTAAGCGTGGAGGCTTTAACTGCATTGTATTTATGCGAATCAAAACCTACCGGCACATTGCTTTCAATCGCGCTGCGCACTTGTCGTAGGCTATCGGGTAGCTGATGAGCTTTCAGCGATAAACGAATCGCATTCATGCCACAACCAATATCCACACCGACTGCAGCAGGAATGATGGCACCTTTAGTTGGTATCACCGAACCAACCGTGGCGCCAATCCCAACATGCACATCCGGCATGGCCGCAATGTGGCTATGAATAAATGGCAGCTGAGATAAAGCACCCAGCTGGTCGAGTGATCCACTATCGAACTCGTCGGTATAAATTTTTACCGGAACATTGCCCTTATTGAGCGTAAATTTAACAGGCATAACTGACCCTTATTTTCTTTTTATCCGGATACAAAAAAGCCCCGGAGACAGAGTCATCCGAGGCTTAATACATGCAACTACTGTTAGCGCATTGATTGCTGGATGACGGTATTTCGTCTCCCGGCAGTCAAGCGGGAGATCAGTTGATTGGATTGAGTCCTGATTGGTGCATGTATATATCTCCTGAATTGGGTGTGTAATCACGTTGAGCCAGTATCGGCTTCGGTCATTGTAGTGAAGCGTAAGTTAAAATCAAGCCTATCGATATAAGTAAGTTTGAACAGTGTTTAATTACCATTCCATATTGCTTGCAATGCGGCGACATAATCATGCGATAACAAGGTTAAATGATCGCTGCCGTAGTGCTTCGGCGCGACAGAGGAGTCAATAATAATTGGCATCGCGCCCAATGCTTGGATCTTATTGATCAGCGCTTGCATGTTTTGCTTGTAGGTCGCTGCTGATATCGATTGCCAGTAGTCATTGGTGCCGGTAATGATCCAAACGAAGTCTGCTGCATACGCTGTAACTTCACTATCAAAGGCATCCAGTAAGTTGGTGCTGGTTCTTCCGCCAACGCCCAGATTGGTTATTTGCGCATTACTGAGTCGCTCATCCAAGCGATCGCGAATGGTGCCATGGCTAAACCAACTATCACCAAACAACACATGCTTACCGAAGTTGAGGTTGCCATAGCCAATGCGTCGCACTGCGTAATCCGCTATTGCTTGAGAGCCTCGGTAGTTCGCATGCGAAGGGTCGTCATAGAAATTCCATGCTGACTCGCCGGCCCATACATTAGAGGTTAGTTCGGCATTGAGCGTAATTTGGTCATTATTAATCGCCTGAATTTGTGCAGTGTAGTACTGGTTATCACTGCCGCGATAGGTGATCAGCTGATTCTCTAATAAGCCCGTTGTGTTATCCAGAGTGATCGTCTTGCTGCCGGCGTAAGCATTGCTACTGACTTCAAGTGGTAAGTAGCCACCGGTCTCTTCCCAAATATGTGATTGCCCATAAAGTAACCCGTAGTGCATATCCACTTTATGCCAATCAGCTGTTTGCGGCGCTGTCACAACCGGTACGCTTGGCGTTGGCGTTGGCGTTGGCGTTGGCGTTGGCGTTGGCGTTGATGTGCTGGGTGAGGCCTGAGTGGTTGCCGTAACAGATACCGGAGTGCTAGTACCGGACGAGCTTGATGATGACGAACTACCGCAGCCTGATAGCGCCAGTAATGAGATCAAAATAATCGGGAGGGATAACAGTAATTTCATATTGAGGGGGCATTATTATTTAGTTATCGGGTTAGTGTATCAGCCAGCAAGTTTTCGATAAGTTTTGTGTATGGGTTTGCGTTGAGCGGGTTTATTTTCTCGATAAAGGGTGGGTTAATTAAATTTAATGTCAGCCATCAACTAATATATGTTGCGGCGCAGCATCTCCGTTGCTATATTAATTTCACTTGCTGCACTGCAGCACTAACTGATGATCAGTTAGTAAGAATTGTTTAATTTATATAGAGGCACCACGCCATGACACAAGTATTTGATTTTGAAAAAGCATTAGCTCCTTCTAAGGCAATGGCTGCATTAGCAATCGAGAAGACAGAGAGCCTGATGGCTTTGAACATGCAACTGATGAACAAGTACAGCGCGATGACTCTGGCGAATGCAAAAGCGGCTATGGAAATTAAAGACGCTGATGCAGCAAAAGAATATTTCACTAAGCAAGGCGATGTTGCTAAGAACCTGATGGATAGCTTGGTTGAAGACAGCAAAGCGGTTGCTAAGATCGGTAGTGAGTACACTGCTGAAGTTCAAAAGCTGGTTTCTAAAGCCGCTTAATTTTTGTTAGTTGACCGAGGGATATAGAAATGATGCAAGCATTTGATTTTGAAAAAGCAATGGCTCCTTCTAAGGCGCTGACCGCACTGTCAATCCAAAAGACAGAGAGCCTGATCGCTCTGAACACACAGCTGATGCATAAGTACAGCGCAATGAGCATTGCCAATGCAAAAGCGGCGATTGAGCTGAAAGACGCTGACGGCGTTAAAGCTTACTTCGAGAAGCAAGCTGATGTTGTTAAAGAAGTAATGGAAAGCTTGGCTGAAGATGGCAAAGCGATTGCAAAGATTGGCGAAGAGTACGCAACTGAAGTTAAGAAGCTAGTGACTGATGCAAGTCAGGAAGTCGTTGCTGCTACTAAAGAAGCGGTTGCTTCAAGTCAGGAAGCATTAGCTGCTCCGGCTGCAAAGCCAGTTGCTAAAGCGGCTCCAGCGAAGGCTGCACCTGCTGCTAAAGCTGCGACAACTAAGAAAGCTTCTTAAGTTTTAACTTAAGCGCTTATGAAAAAGGCTGCATTTATTGCAGCCCAGACTGCTGATAAACCCCAATACTTTTTTGGGGTTTATTGGTTTTTAAGGGTAATCGGCAACCTTATAGCTTTTCTCTCATCATTTAAAAATCAAGTCCGTCATTGCAACGAGAAGATCTACTGAGGGGCTCAGGCTCATCCCTTGCACTTTATCATCCAATAAATACGTTGAACTGAGCCTATTTTCCCATCAACGCAATCTTTTTCATATTTTTAGCCGCAGCAACCATTAAACATTGCGCCTGTACTTTACTTCGCCCTCTAAATTGAGCATAGCGATAACCATGAAGCTGCTTTGCATCCGCAAAACTACGCTCAACGGTCTCTTTTCTTCTGACATAAATAGCTTTTCCCTCGTTCGTTAAACGATGCTGATTGATGCGTTCTTTACTGTCCTCCCAGACATGGCGAGTGATTGTTTTGACATGATTGGCACTGCGTGTGCACTTTTCCCTGCTGGCACACGTAGCGCAATGACCTGGATCAGATTGGTAATGACGATAGCCTTCCCGACTGGTTGTTGCATACTCTAATACCTGACCCTCCGGACACGTGTAGTGGTTTTCTGATGCGTCATAGCGATACTCGCGCTTGTAAAAATACCCCTTTCTATGGGTTGGCCGACGGTAGCCTATGACAGCATAAATCTGACGAGCCTCTAAGCCTTTACAGATCGCTGCGGTGAAGTAGCCCGCGTCTAAACCAACGGATTCAATAGCAAAACCAAAGCGCTCTTTTTGCCTTTTCAAGCGATCCAGATAAGGAACGGCGTCATGCAATTACCTGCCGTTACATGCACATCGGTAATGATATTACAGCGACTGTCTACGCTACGATGATCCAGGTAAAAGAAGCCTTTTGGTTTGCCATCACGCACCATATAGCCACTATCAGCGTCTGTGGTGCTTTGCTTAATTTCTCGCTCAGCTGCTGACTTTTTGACGGCGGGTAAAGGCTTTTTCCCATGATGAATACGATCCTCCCTGACCGCTTCGTCTAAATCATCCAGGTAAGCTTGTCGTTCTTGTTGCACAAGGACTTTACAGTGCTTATTTTTATTCGCATTGGCTTTTAAATGAGTGGAGTCGGTATAGAGCATCCGGCCACTCACCATCCGCTTCTTCATGGCTTGTTCAACAATATTGTCGAAGATATTCTGGTACACATCAGACTCATTAAATCGGCGTATCCGGTTTTGACTCAATGTCGACGCATTCGGTACTTTGTCGGTCAGGCTTAAGCCTAAGAACCAACGGTAAGCAACATTAACTTGCACTTCACGAATCAGTTGGCGTTCACTGCGGACGCCAAATAAATAGCCGATAAAGAGTAGCTTGAACAGAAGTGTTGGATCTAATGCTGGGCGACCGTTGTCTTGGCAGTAAAGGTGTTTGACGAGAGGATGGATGAAGGTGAAATCGACGCTGGTATCGATCTTACGCAGTAAATGATCGGTGGGGACGAGTTGGTCTATGCAGACAAACTCGAGTTCAGATTGGGTTTGAGGTCGGTTTTTTAACATTCCCCATTATGAAAAAGCGCCAGCCAAATGGCTAGAGCTTTGTCAGCAGTCTGAGGCTGCATTTATTGCAGCCTTTTTTTATTCTTGTATAAATCGTTTGCGGGATATCTAGTAATTGTAACTTCGGTGGTTTTTTAAGTTGGGCGTTAATGGCAGTTGAGTGATGATAGGATAAGCGCGGCGCTTTCTCCAGTACTGCCATAGCTTCTGAAATATTTTTAGAGCTGGAATTAGGTTATCCGAAACCTGCCGCGATTGCCCGCCTCATAAAACGAGCTTTGAATCACGGTGGCCTTTGTATCCATATCTGCATACTTTTCGACATCATCAAGATAGGCTGTGATCAGGCTTTCGTAAATGCTCTTTGGGTATGCCAGATTTTTCGATTCAGCATAGTGCTGAGCCACTTCGAGCATTTTACCAATTTGATAGGACAATCTTCACCAACCCATCAATCTCGCTCATAATGTTTATGAGTCTCGGACTGTTTTTCCCCGCCTAAATAGCGAATAAGCTCATCCCCATTCAATAGAATCTGATATTTCCCTCGGTACCTCTACCCATTTTTCAAATGCTGGAACCGTTCTTTCATACCGGTACATTAACTTATGCGGACAATATGAATATGGCGGACACACACGAGTAAACGATTATGAAAAAAATATTCAAAGCCACGTTGTCCACCGTTGTTATGGCAAGCTCCATCGCCCTAGTACCAGTATCCGCTCAGGCGGCAGAAGTCTGCGCACAGGACATCTCCTATATTTCGGATAGAGGACAAGACAGTCGGGAGCGCTCACTCGCTGTGTTACAAGCTGGATTCAAAGCAGGCGCTGCCAAGGACTTTAAAGGGTTTATGGCTATCGCCTCCGATTCTTACGTCCAACATAGCCCTGATTTAGCGGATGGGTGGGAGCCGGTCTGGGGCTTATTGACTAATAGACCGGAAGGCTTCTCTTCAAAACTAAAACCTGGCTTGGTCCACATGGGTTCCTCGATAACGGCAGTTTTCTGATGATGTTTAGAGAAGTAAACCGTGGCGATGGAACGGGCCCTAGCAAAATTGTAGATTTGATGCGTTTTGATAGTGATGGAAAATATTCCGAGCATTGGGATATCCGCCAAGCACTCTCTGAAAAAACTGTATCGGGTCACTCTGAGACTGAGGCTCACTCTAAATTCACAGACAGCCCAGTTAACTACACGCAAAAAGAAGAAGAGGCGAACAAAAAAACGGTCACTAATTTTCTGAATATGGCTTTCAACGGTGGCGAAATAGATCAGGCACTGGAGAAGTATGTGCACGAAGATTATGTGCAGCATAACCCTTTGATTGCCGATGGAAAAACAGCGGTTTCGGCCGCTTTTGCCAGCGGTAAAATGCCTTCGTTTTGCTATGATATAAAATATGTCGTCGCTCAGAATGATCTTGTTGTGGCGTATTCAAAAGTGACTTCCGATCAAGGTATTTCTGCTGTCGTGGATATTTTACGGGTGCGTGACGGCAAGCTGGTTGAGCATTGGGATGTGGTTGAGTCGGTGCCTGCAGATGAGGATATGCCTCATACCAATGGTATGTTTTAACTAAATCAAACAGCTCCCTCTCTAATTGTGATTACAAAGAGAGGGTGTTTCTACACATTGTATTTACATAGCTTTACAGCCCAACCCATCGAAAACATTTGGCCAAACCGTCATAATTCACCTAACGATTAAATCTTTAGGTATTACGCGTCATGAGCCAATCATTATCAAAACCAACCATTGCCCTTCACTGGCTAACCGGCCTGTTGTTTATCGGTGTGTTAGGTCTGGGTCTTTATATCGAAGACCTCGCACGAAGCCCTGAAAAATTCGAGCTACTAGCCACTCATAAGTCCTTGGGTATTATTGTATTTGCCATTGCCGTTGTCAGATTACTCTGGCGCTTTAAAGAAGGCCCGATTAGTAGTATTGGCGTGATGCCTAAGTGGCAAGCAATCATGGCTAAAGGAATCCACTACCTGTTACTCATCGCCACCTTATCGATGCCGTTGTCTGGAATCATTATGACGATTGGTGGCGGTAGAGCGCTGGAGTTTTTTGGTATCCAATTACTGGCAGCTGGTGAGAAAATTGAGTGGATGTCTGGCCTAGGTCACTTTGTTCACGTGCAATCGGTTAACCTGATTATTCTGGCGCTGTTATTACACGTTGCTGGCGCGCTGAAGCATCAGTTCATCGACAAAGACGGCACACTAAGCCGTATGCTTGGTCGCAAGGTATAACAGCGGCGAGCAAATCGTTTAGGCTGAGATTCAATTCATGGCATGGTGTTTAACAGCATCATGCCATTTTTATTTGCCAGAGCCTTGAAAGATAATGAAAAAAACAATGCACAAGTCGTGCCTATCGCTATTAGCTTTGCTGTTCACAGTTACTGCGTGTAATGCTGATAGCACGAGTGAGCAGACTACCACAGCCCAACAAAACACTCAGGCTCAAACTGCTGACGGCAATTGGTACCGCCCCAGCGCCGGTATTAGCTGGCAATGGCAGTTATCCGACACGGTTAATACGAGCTATGATGTTGATCTCTATGACATTGACCTGTTCGACTCTTCCCCCGAATTAATCAAATCACTTCAGTCGCAAGGCCGCAAAGTCATCTGCTACTTCTCTGCGGGCTCTTATGAGCAATGGCGCGAGGATGCTAAAGACTTTCAAAGCTCAGAGTTGGGCAAGCCACTAGATGGCTGGGATGAGGAGCGCTGGTTGGATATCCGCTCGGCGAATGTCTCTGCCATCATGGCGCGTCGGATGGATTTAGCCGCTGAAAAAGGCTGCGATGGCGTAGAGCCTGATAATGTAGATGGCTACACAAATGAGTCTGGCTTTAAACTGAGCGCTGCCGATCAGCTAAGCTTCAATCGTCAATTAGCCAACGCGGCACATGAGCGAGGCTTATCGGTTGGCCTTAAAAATGATCTGGTCCAAGTGCCAGAGCTTGTGGCGCATTTTGACTTTGCTGTGAATGAGCAGTGCTTTGAATACTCCGAATGCGAGGCACTTAGCCCCTTTATTAAAGCCGGAAAGCCGGTGTTAAATGCAGAATATCAAACGCAATATGTAAACGATGCCGCTGCCAGAAAAGCCATGTGCCAGCAGGCCTCATCGCTAGGCCTTAGCAGTTTGGTATTACCGCCGGATTTGGATGATTCATTTCGTTTGAGCTGTTTATAGGCTAGGGATTTGACTGGCAGCCCCGTAGAAAATCAGCAGGGATGTTACAGTGTTATCACTTAGGTAAGGTATACTGCCCCCATTATCTTACCGCGTCCGGATACTCTTATGACTGATGAACTCGACTACTCGAACAACCCCTTACATGGCGTTGGTTTGAAGAGCATGCTGACCGAATTGGTCGACCATTACGGTTTTGAAATTCTATATGCCTACTTGAATATCAATTGTTTCAAAACCAATCCCAGTATTGCTTCCAGTGCCAAGTTCCTGAAAAAAACGGATTGGGCGCGTGAAAAAGTAGAATTGTTTTATCTCTATCAATTTAAAAATCTGCCTAAGGTTTCCTCTGAGCAATTTGCCTTGCCGCCCAGAGAGCGTATCGTTCCGTCGCATCAAAAGCCGCGCGAGCCTGCGGAGTTAAGTCTGGAAGATGCTGCCATCGTGAATGAAAAGCGTGCCAAGAAAGCCGCCGACCGCGATCAGAATACGGGCGCACGTCGTGGTTCCAGCCGAGCTTACAATGAGCAGCGTAATGCCGGCTTCACCAAGTCGCCTCGCAAGAGTGATCCTTGGTGGGATGACAAAAAATCGTCTTCAGATTCGCGCAAAGCCGCTGATCCTTGGGGAAACTGGAAAGGCGAGAAAGAATCTTCAAGAGATGCAGATGAGCCTGCTACCACCAAAACCAACGTTGATCCTTGGGGTAGCCGGAAAGAGGATAAGGCTTCTTCAAATGATGAAAGCGATGCGGTTGTGGCTAAAGCCAAAGTTGATCCTTGGGGCAGTCAGAAAGCGGATAAGGTTTCTTCCAATGACGAAAGTGACTCCACTGAGACTAAAACTAAAGTCGATCCATGGGGTAACTGGAAGGATAAATAATCCAGCCTTTTAGCCATACAACGCTCATGACTTAAGCGCAGGTCAAACCCGATCAGGAAATAACACATGCTCCAGATTTTAGAAATTGTACTGCCAGTATTTTTAGTGATTGGCAGCGGTTATCTGGCCGCATATTTTAAGCTTTTCAGCGCCGCTCAAGCCTCGGCACTCATGCGTTTTGCCACGCAGTTAGCGATTCCCTGTTTGCTGTTTATGGCAATTGTTCGTTTGGATTTGGGTAAGGAATTCAAGTTTGAGATTTTAGCGCCGTTTTATATTGGCGCGGTATGTAGCTTCGGCTTGGTCTGGCTGGGAGCAGGGCTTATCTTTAAGCATAATCCGGGTGTGCGGGTAGCCATTGGCTTTGCCGGTTTGTTTTCCAATTTGGTGTTAATTGGTCTGGCGATTATCGAGCTAGCCTATGGCGCTGCAGCCTTAAAAGTGGCGTTTGCTATTGTCGCGATGCATGCCCCATTTTGCTACATCCTCGGGATTACCGCGATGGAGTTCTCGCGGGCTGATGGTTTGGGCTTAGCCGAGACCCTGAGGCGAGTTTTCAAACAGGTATTTTCCAACACATTGATGCTTGGCATTATGTTGGGCTTTATTGTAAACCTCACGCATCTCCCTGTTCCCGGACCATTGGAAACCGCCTTAGATTTATTTGCCCGTGCGGCGTTGCCGGTAGCGCTATTTGGGTTGGGTGCAATGCTGATGAGTTACCGCTTGCGCTCAGGTTTAGGCGAGGTGGGAATGATCACAGTGGGCATGCTGATCGTGCATCCGCTGGTAGCATATGTAATCGGTCATTTTGTATTTAACCTGCCGCCAGAGCTGCTGAACCCAATCGTGGTGTTAGCCGCTATGCCACCGGGAATGAATGTGTATATCTTTGCGGAGATGTATAACCGCGCGCAGGGGATTGCAGCTTCCTCGGTGTTGGTATCGACGGTGCTATCCGTTGTCACCATTTCAATTTGGTTGGCGATTTTAGGGTAATTAACGAAAGTATTTAGCAGCCAGTGCAATCACTAAGATCACACTGGCTGCAGTTATGCAGTTATGCAGTTATGCAGTTATGCAGTTATGCAGTTATGCAGTTATGCAGTTATGCAGTTATGCAGTTATGCAGTTATGCACTACGCCAAACCTATACTTCGACCGCCGCTCTAGCATTCGATGAAGCCACCAACGCCTCAATCAACTGATGCACTTTTAACGACTCTCGCCCACTAGCTAATGGCTCGCGCTTTTCAATTAACGACTCTGCAAAATCCTTAATCATGGTGCCATGCCAGCTTGACCCAAATGCCATGGGGTTGGCTCCGCTGCCAGTGGCCGTATCTTCGCCAAACTCTTCACTGCGCCCATCGCGCCAGTTCAACTTGCATAATCCGCGAGTAATCTCCGCAACCGCATGATCAAAGTGCAGGGTGATTGACTCTGAGTTTCCGGGGAAGCTGGCCGTGGTTGCCATCAGCGAGCCAATCGCGCCATTTTTAAAAGTCAGGCCAGCGCTAACAAAATCTTCAGCTTCCATCTCATGAAAGGCGGAGGTGCGACACATGGCCTGCACTTCGCTCACTTCACCTGTCAGGCTAATCATCAAATCCAATACGTGAATGGCTTGTGTCATTAATACGCCGCCACCATCGCGGGCATAGGTGCCACGGCCAGGCTCGTCGTAATAGGCTTGATCACGCCACCAAGGGATGTACACATTCACCATGCCAAGCTTACCTAATTCGCCCGCTTGGATTTTTTGCCTGAGGGTGCTGGAGCTACCGCCAGCGCGATGCTGAAAAACAATACCCAGTGGCGTGTCGCGTGCTTCACACATCGAAACAATCACTTCAGCAGCGGCATAACTGCGCTCAATCGGCTTTTCCATCAGCATGGGTAAACCCGCTTCGGTAAAGGCTTCGACGATGGCTAAGCGGGCATTTGGTGGGGTGAGAATAATCGCAAAATCTAAGTCAGTATCTGCAGCAATCGCGTCAATCGAAGAATAAACCTCACAGCCGTAGCCACAGGTCTCTTCAACTTTATGGGTGTATGCCTGTGCTGCATCCTGATTGCGGGTGTAAACACCTTTGAGGTGGACGATATCTTGCAAATTAGCAATGGCTTGCAGATGAGTATCTGCGACCATGCCGAGTCCAATCAATACGGTGTTTAGTGGTTTGGTAGTGCCCATTCTATTCCTCCGAAGTACTTCGATTGCTGATTACACAGTTAAGTGACCTCGCACACTCTAAGCATTGAGAATAAATAGCGCTACCCTTTGGCTAAATTTCAAACGAAAAAAAAGCCGGCCCAACGCTGCTAAATGATTAGCAAACATCGGGCCGGCTTTTTCAGGAGAGGCTTTAAGCGGCCTTAGTTTCCTTTTCCTTTTCCTCAGCCGGTGCTGAGCTACGGATCATGTAGTCAAATGCGCCCAGTGCTGCAGTCGAACCAGCACCCATCGCGATGATGATCTGCTTAAACGGAACAGTCGTTGCATCACCAGCCGCAAATACGCCCGGTACATTGGTTTCGCCTTTGCTACCAATCACGATTTCACCGTGTTTGCTAAGCTCAACGCTGCCCTTCAGGAACTCTGTGTTAGGTACTAAACCAATCTGTACAAACACACCTCCCAGCTCAACCGTGTGAGACTCGTTGGTGTTGCGGTCGGTATACGTCAATCCGGAAACCTTCTCGCCGTTACCGTTAATTTCAGTCGTCATCGCGCTACTAATGATCGTGATATTCGGTAGAGACTCGGCTTTGCGAATCAGTACCGCATCGGCACGTAGCGTATCAGCAAACTCCAACACCGTGACATGTCCAACAATACCGGCCAAATCAATTGCCGCTTCGATACCGGAGTTACCGCCACCGATAACTGCAACGCGCTTGCCTTTAAACAACGGGCCATCGCAATGCGGGCAGTAAGCAACGCCTTTACCGA harbors:
- a CDS encoding RNA-splicing ligase RtcB, with protein sequence MGAKSFIVRGLGNETSFCSCSHGAGRLMSRSKAKKMFNADDLMKQTDGVECRKDKGVMDEIPGAYKDIDAVMANQSDLVEVVHTLKQVVCVKG
- a CDS encoding RNA-splicing ligase RtcB — encoded protein: MPVKFTLNKGNVPVKIYTDEFDSGSLDQLGALSQLPFIHSHIAAMPDVHVGIGATVGSVIPTKGAIIPAAVGVDIGCGMNAIRLSLKAHQLPDSLRQVRSAIESNVPVGFDSHKYNAVKASTLKQMDSGLKPIIDKHPGLTKMMKHFHHAWGKQLGTLGGMTVS
- a CDS encoding SGNH/GDSL hydrolase family protein encodes the protein MKLLLSLPIILISLLALSGCGSSSSSSSSGTSTPVSVTATTQASPSTSTPTPTPTPTPTPTPSVPVVTAPQTADWHKVDMHYGLLYGQSHIWEETGGYLPLEVSSNAYAGSKTITLDNTTGLLENQLITYRGSDNQYYTAQIQAINNDQITLNAELTSNVWAGESAWNFYDDPSHANYRGSQAIADYAVRRIGYGNLNFGKHVLFGDSWFSHGTIRDRLDERLSNAQITNLGVGGRTSTNLLDAFDSEVTAYAADFVWIITGTNDYWQSISAATYKQNMQALINKIQALGAMPIIIDSSVAPKHYGSDHLTLLSHDYVAALQAIWNGN
- a CDS encoding phasin family protein — its product is MTQVFDFEKALAPSKAMAALAIEKTESLMALNMQLMNKYSAMTLANAKAAMEIKDADAAKEYFTKQGDVAKNLMDSLVEDSKAVAKIGSEYTAEVQKLVSKAA
- a CDS encoding phasin family protein encodes the protein MMQAFDFEKAMAPSKALTALSIQKTESLIALNTQLMHKYSAMSIANAKAAIELKDADGVKAYFEKQADVVKEVMESLAEDGKAIAKIGEEYATEVKKLVTDASQEVVAATKEAVASSQEALAAPAAKPVAKAAPAKAAPAAKAATTKKAS
- a CDS encoding IS1182 family transposase (programmed frameshift); translation: MLKNRPQTQSELEFVCIDQLVPTDHLLRKIDTSVDFTFIHPLVKHLYCQDNGRPALDPTLLFKLLFIGYLFGVRSERQLIREVQVNVAYRWFLGLSLTDKVPNASTLSQNRIRRFNESDVYQNIFDNIVEQAMKKRMVSGRMLYTDSTHLKANANKNKHCKVLVQQERQAYLDDLDEAVREDRIHHGKKPLPAVKKSAAEREIKQSTTDADSGYMVRDGKPKGFFYLDHRSVDSRCNIITDVHVTAGKLHDAVPYLDRLKRQKERFGFAIESVGLDAGYFTAAICKGLEARQIYAVIGYRRPTHRKGYFYKREYRYDASENHYTCPEGQVLEYATTSREGYRHYQSDPGHCATCASREKCTRSANHVKTITRHVWEDSKERINQHRLTNEGKAIYVRRKETVERSFADAKQLHGYRYAQFRGRSKVQAQCLMVAAAKNMKKIALMGK
- a CDS encoding nuclear transport factor 2 family protein; the protein is MMFREVNRGDGTGPSKIVDLMRFDSDGKYSEHWDIRQALSEKTVSGHSETEAHSKFTDSPVNYTQKEEEANKKTVTNFLNMAFNGGEIDQALEKYVHEDYVQHNPLIADGKTAVSAAFASGKMPSFCYDIKYVVAQNDLVVAYSKVTSDQGISAVVDILRVRDGKLVEHWDVVESVPADEDMPHTNGMF
- a CDS encoding cytochrome b, with translation MSQSLSKPTIALHWLTGLLFIGVLGLGLYIEDLARSPEKFELLATHKSLGIIVFAIAVVRLLWRFKEGPISSIGVMPKWQAIMAKGIHYLLLIATLSMPLSGIIMTIGGGRALEFFGIQLLAAGEKIEWMSGLGHFVHVQSVNLIILALLLHVAGALKHQFIDKDGTLSRMLGRKV
- a CDS encoding endo alpha-1,4 polygalactosaminidase; this translates as MHKSCLSLLALLFTVTACNADSTSEQTTTAQQNTQAQTADGNWYRPSAGISWQWQLSDTVNTSYDVDLYDIDLFDSSPELIKSLQSQGRKVICYFSAGSYEQWREDAKDFQSSELGKPLDGWDEERWLDIRSANVSAIMARRMDLAAEKGCDGVEPDNVDGYTNESGFKLSAADQLSFNRQLANAAHERGLSVGLKNDLVQVPELVAHFDFAVNEQCFEYSECEALSPFIKAGKPVLNAEYQTQYVNDAAARKAMCQQASSLGLSSLVLPPDLDDSFRLSCL
- a CDS encoding VF530 family DNA-binding protein: MTDELDYSNNPLHGVGLKSMLTELVDHYGFEILYAYLNINCFKTNPSIASSAKFLKKTDWAREKVELFYLYQFKNLPKVSSEQFALPPRERIVPSHQKPREPAELSLEDAAIVNEKRAKKAADRDQNTGARRGSSRAYNEQRNAGFTKSPRKSDPWWDDKKSSSDSRKAADPWGNWKGEKESSRDADEPATTKTNVDPWGSRKEDKASSNDESDAVVAKAKVDPWGSQKADKVSSNDESDSTETKTKVDPWGNWKDK
- a CDS encoding AEC family transporter, yielding MLQILEIVLPVFLVIGSGYLAAYFKLFSAAQASALMRFATQLAIPCLLFMAIVRLDLGKEFKFEILAPFYIGAVCSFGLVWLGAGLIFKHNPGVRVAIGFAGLFSNLVLIGLAIIELAYGAAALKVAFAIVAMHAPFCYILGITAMEFSRADGLGLAETLRRVFKQVFSNTLMLGIMLGFIVNLTHLPVPGPLETALDLFARAALPVALFGLGAMLMSYRLRSGLGEVGMITVGMLIVHPLVAYVIGHFVFNLPPELLNPIVVLAAMPPGMNVYIFAEMYNRAQGIAASSVLVSTVLSVVTISIWLAILG
- a CDS encoding Gfo/Idh/MocA family protein, which produces MGTTKPLNTVLIGLGMVADTHLQAIANLQDIVHLKGVYTRNQDAAQAYTHKVEETCGYGCEVYSSIDAIAADTDLDFAIILTPPNARLAIVEAFTEAGLPMLMEKPIERSYAAAEVIVSMCEARDTPLGIVFQHRAGGSSSTLRQKIQAGELGKLGMVNVYIPWWRDQAYYDEPGRGTYARDGGGVLMTQAIHVLDLMISLTGEVSEVQAMCRTSAFHEMEAEDFVSAGLTFKNGAIGSLMATTASFPGNSESITLHFDHAVAEITRGLCKLNWRDGRSEEFGEDTATGSGANPMAFGSSWHGTMIKDFAESLIEKREPLASGRESLKVHQLIEALVASSNARAAVEV